AGGAACGTCAAGATGACGCCACAACACAAGTCACCGACTATCCCAAGACGAAAAAGCAACTCGTGAGCGGCAATGTTGCTGGCCGTCACGGTTGCGTTTCCTTTTACAAAAAGTGTGGTGGGGATATAAATGAGGCGAAACGGCGCCACGAGTACAAGGAGCAAATAGATAAACCCTGCCACTCTGGCCTGTTTGCGAATTGATGTCATGACAAGCTTTTCTGTTCTAAAAAGTCGGGAGACCCATCTGGTCCAGATGGGTCTCGTTTGATTTTTATCCCACCCGCTGACGCAGGTTGGTACTGACTATTTTGCTTTGTCGGGCTGGCCTTTCAGCGCCTGCAAACCGATTGAACCAGGAATGGTCAACAGATTGGTTGGGCTGAGTTTGATGATGCCATCACCACCGAGGGCAAAGATCATCCGGTCGTCGTTGACGTAGGCATAAGCCAGGGTCGGCAAAGCGGCGGCGGCCATTGCGCCAAGTTTCAGACCTTCCGGTTTCTTCGCGTTGGATGAGTCAGCAAACTGCGTGAGCATTGGCGTCAGGTTCTGGTACATCATCATCGAGAAATTGGTGTTGCCGTCTTTGGGAAGCGCGGCCATAAAGCGGGGTGCGCTCATCAGTGAAATACCTGATTCATAGTACCGCAGCGCCTGTGACACCAGTGATTGACTTGGAGCGGCAATCATATACCCGTGAGCAAACGTGTAGGTCGTGACTTCGGCAGTGCCATTTTTGCGCACCGTGTAGTACACCTGACCGTCCACCGTTGTTGAATCAAGACGAAAGGTCAGGTTTTCTTCCGGTTTGATCACCGAATTCACTTCCACAATCGCTTTGGCAAAGCTTTCCTGGAGTTTGACCGGATCATTGACTTCCAGAACCAGTTTCCAGGCTGGGGTTGGGAGCATCGGACCATCCACGGCAAAAGCCACTTCACCACCGAAGTAAGCGGCGAAATCTTCGCGGATGCGCAGTCCGTGTTTGGCTTCGAGGGCCTGCAGTTCAGACAGGAACGTTGGGTCTTCCTGCTGGAGCGTGTTAAACAATTCGGTCAGCATTCCGGCTGGGTTTTCAACCACGAAAGCTGAAACCAGGGTGGCATCCGGCGAGATAAAACTCAGGCTTCCCATTGGACCAGGGCTTGAAATCCAGGTGGCCATTCCCTTCTTCGGTTGTTTGAAGGTCACCACCGCCCGGTTGCTGGTTTCGCCGTTGACTTCCTTGAGGTTGACGATCAGGTGTTTGAAATTGCTGAATTCAGAAACTGCCTTCGAGCCATCCGCTTTGGCTTTTGCCTCAGCACCGTCGTTCATCTGGCTCAGGTCAATGGCGAGCATCAACTCAACGCCGGATTTGTATTCGGTTTCAATAGCTGACAGAAGCGAATCAGCCGGGGCCGCTTTGGGGGCATTCATCCGGTTGACAGCCTGGTTGATGGCATCGCGGTTGGTGGCAAGCACCAGCGTTCCATTGTGGATCCAGCCCAGGAGCGCAGGTTCACCCGCGGTGGTAACTGGTGTTTTTACTTCAGCGTCCGAGATGAGTTGAAATGCCAATTTTCCGGTTGTTCCCGCCAGACGTGAGGTCAGATAGTTTCGCAATCCGGCTTCATCTTTGACTTCGGCCAGCACCACTGGTTCCGATTTGACCTGATTTCCACCAGCCGCGGTAATCACGATTTCATTTCCCAGGAACCCTGAGACCGTGCGGATTTCAGTCAGAATCTGGTTATATTGAGGTGTGGCGGTCGCCGATTTTTCAGACTTCCACCAGGCAGCCAGTTCTGGGTTTTGCTGAAGGTGTTTTTCGACAATTTGCTGTGAAGTCACCAGTGATTCGCCAATGTTGGGCAACGCGAGGTAAAACACGGTATTGTCAGGGAGCATCGGCAGCAGGCGCGGTGTGGTGCGCAGACCAGGACGCGGCACTTTCTGATCCAGGTCCTGATACAGGTGCTGCAGCCCTTCGAGCAATTTGGCATAGCGGTCAGCGTCTTTGCTCCACGAAATTTCTTCCTGAATCGGAAGCGTATCAACCGAAGTGCTGGTCGTGAATTGTTGACCGGCTTGCAACGGCTGGTCTTTCCCGGCATTGCTCACCGTGCTGGTGCCTTGAATACACGACACACGTGAACCTTTGGTGCCATGATTGACCGCCAAAATCATGTCCTTACCGGAAATCAGGCTATCATCGGTTGAAATATAGAGCGCACCCTTCACACTGGTCGGAGCTTGCAAAATGATTGACCCGCGTTCCAGTTGAATGGTTGAGCCTTGAGTTGCCTGACGAAGCGAAAATTCAGTCCGTTCGTTGAGTTCAACCACGGCATTGTTTGACAGGCGGACCTGAGCGCGCGAGTGATTGCCGGTGCGGACAATCTCGCCGAGCGTAACTCGTTCGCCAACCGCCAGGCGCCGGTTGTCAGTGGCGCCGATTCGATACAGATCGCCATCCACTGAAACCACAGTGGCGGTGCCGGCATCAACTGAGGTCAGGAAAAACTGGGCAATAATCATTCCCAGCAGGGCAAAGCCGATGAGGGCTGAGGCGGCAAAGGACCATTGTTTCCAGGCAAAAGCACCGGAAACAATCTGACCTGCGGCAGGTTGGGTACGTCGCGGCGAACCGTTTTTGGCTTCTTTGAGCGCCTTACGGCAGGGAACACATTCCCGGGTGTGGTCTTCGACCAGCAGAGAGCGAGCCGAGGTCAGGCGTCCGGCCAGATATGCCGGAATCAGACTCTGAAAGTCAGAGCAGGTACGGATTTGGTCAACCGACGTCAATTCCGCCTCGGCAATTGACGTGTCAGTTCCAAGTCGCGTCCACACTCGTTGTGTTGCCTGTTCGACCTCGGCGCCGGTCATTTTCTGCGCCTGGATCTGTGAAGTGGACTTATCGAACAATGATTCCACGGTGTCTTTTTTCGGTGTCATGGTGTGTCTCCAAATATTGTTTTATTTCTTTTTTGACGCTGGCGCGTGCCCGATGCACCAGCACGGCAACGACGAGTTTGGACATTCCAAGCAAGTCGCCAATCTCTTCGTTGGTGTACCCTTCGAAAAAACGCAGCACAAACAGTTCGGCGGCAGTTCGCCCAAGTTGTGCAACTGCGGCCTGCACCACCCGGCGAAGTTCGGCATCAGCTTGTTGTGCTTCGGGATTGTGACGTTGATCGGCGGCCATATCCGCCACCTGATCTTCGAGTGTGAGTGAAGACATGCCGCTTCGGCTGCGGACGATATCGAGCGCCGCATTGATGGCGGCACGGTACAGGTAGGATTTGGGGTTTGGTGACAGGTCCAGTTTTTCTTCGCGGCTTGCCAGCCGCAGAAAAACCGTCTGCAGGACGTCTTCAGCATCAACCAAATTGCCGGTGATGCGGTACGCCGCCTGCACAACCATTTCGGAATGCTCGCGAAACAGTGTTTCGAGCGTCCCGGAAGGTCCAGACGAGTGTGGCTGTGGCAATAGCGCAATGTTTGGCACGGGTCCCTCCAGTTTTGGTTCTTGCCTGTAAAACGGGCCACGCGCCAATTTATTAACAACTGTCAAAAAAGATTTTTGGGAATTGGGATTTGGTGACTGGGAAAGATCACTTGAAAAGTACCAGTTTCACTGATTCAAGGAAGCGGCTAGCCACCTGATTGGAGCAGGTGGCTAGCCAGTACCTTGTAACTGGTGGCTACACATCAGTTTGACTGGTGGCTACATAATTTGGCGACAGATTCCAGACTTTGGTCCTTCCACCTTAAAGCGACTGGATTGTCAATCCGCCATCAGCCACAATGGTTTGTCCGGTGATGTAGCTCGCCGCTGGCAAGGCCAAAAAGGCAGCCAGCGAACTGATTTCTTCCGGTACTCCTGGACGCTTGAGCGGCACCCGGCTTTGGAAGTGCGCCATAAATTGAGGATTGGCCAGGACTGGATGGGTCAACGGCGTTTGAATAAACCCCGGCGCAATTGCATTGACCCGGATGCCATCCGCCGCCCATTCAAATGCTAACCCACGTGCCATCTGGGACATGGCAGCTTTGGTCGCGCCATAGGGGATTCCGGTCGGCAAGGCAGTCATTCCGGCAATCGAGCCAATCAAGATCACGCTCGCCTGATCGCTGTGTTTGAGGCGGGGATGGGCTTCGCGGGTCAATTCAAACGCAGAAAAGAGATTGGTGTTAAACAGACTCAGAACTTCTTCAGTGGTGTAATCAAGCACTTTTTTGCGGATGTTCGTTCCAACATTGCTCACCAGGACATCCAGTCCGTTCAATTTTTCGTCAACTGCCGCCCAAATAGCTGCTCGCCCCTCAGGTGTTCCGACATCAGCGGCCACGGTGTGAATCGGAAGATTTTTTTCACGAAATCCACACACGCTCTTTTCCAAAACCGCTTCGTCCCGAGCCACGGAAAGAACCGTCGCCCCAAACCCCAGGAATTCTTCGACAATGGCAAACCCGATGCCTTTCGAACCGCCAGTGACCAGTGCTTTGCGCCCGGTCAGGTTCCACCGGGATGAAAGATTCGACATATGGCAACTTCCTTATTCGATAAAAGATTGATCAATCGCCCCATTGTTGTTTGGCGCGATGATTCGAGCAATACAAACGGACGAAATCCTGTTTTCTTCGACCCAAGCTTGAGTTCTTATAGACACGTCTTGTCGCCAGACCGTATGATCAGCCACCGAATTCACAAAAAAGGATTCTGTTGAACGAGTTGAACATTTATGGTTCGGGTTCGTTTTCGGAGTCGCTTCACAACCACGTTTCACAAAATACTCTTCCAACCGTCGCCAAAAACTACTCGATCTTCAATTCAAAGATCATTCCGGTTCGATATTCGAAGGAGAATTCACATGTTTCGTTTGAAAACTGCAGCAACTGCATTAGGTCTGGTACTGGTCATTTGTTTGAGCGCCGCCGCCGCTCAAAAAACTGACCTGAGTGGAAAATGGGTCATGGACAAATCTAAAAGTGAAGGTCTGCCCCCTGATATGGAACAGACCATGAACATTACTCAAAAAGGCGACGAATTAACCATCGCAACCACTATTAAAACTGACCAGGGTGAGCGAACATTGACTGATACCTACAAACTCGATGGCAAGTCAGTGGAGTTCAACGCCTCTCGTCCAACCCCAGATGGACAAACCATTGAAGGCAAAGGCACCAAAACAGGAAAATGGAGTACTGAAGGAAAAGAACTGGAAATTGTTCAGGAAGAACATCTCACAGTTCCTACTGGAGAAGAAGTAACCATCAAAATCACCCGCAAATGGCACATTGCGGCTGATGGCAAATCAGTCACCATTGATCTGACGGCTGAAACGCCCAATGGCCCACAATCCACCAAGCGTTTGTTTGTCAAGCAATAGAAAGCGCGAGTAGCGAGTAGCGAGTGGCGAGTAGTCAGACAAAAAGTAAAATCAGAATTCTGGGATTCCAGGTTTGGTAAATTGAGTCTGAATCAACTGCCTTATTCAAAAAGAACCTTGGCTTGACTACTCGCCACTCGCTCTTTGGATTAACTACTCGCTACTCGCTTTGGTTCGCTACTCGCTTTGGTTCGCTACTCGCTTTGGTTCGCTACTCCTGCCCGAAACTCCCGAATCACCTCGATTTCTCCTACCAGATTCTCATTGAGCGCCTCAAGGTCCTCGGCTGGAATCCACCATTCAGTGTGATGGGCGGCGCCGACCTGTTGCGGCGGGTAGCGCTTCATAAAGCTGGCCTTGACCTCAAATCGGGTTACAAAGCCCACACCGCTTTCTTTCACATTCCACTTTTGGGCAATTTCGCAGGCATAGGCTTCGTTGGTCACCGGATAAAAGATCGGTTGTTCCGGTAGTCGCGGAGGCCACCGCTTAAATCCACTTTGGCGAACCAGTTCAAGTTCTTGTGGCCCGGTCGGGCGATAGAGTGTCATCGTTGGTTCAGTCATCGCTTTCAGGTTGGTGGTGAATCAAAACCGGGTTGGGTTTTCCTTCCAGAAACGGGCTGATGAGATTGGCCAGCCGTTGTTCCTCGGCTTCGCGTCGAAGCGCAAAATCTTTTGATTGGCGTTTCAACTCGCTGATTTCCAGATGCAGATTGTCAATTTCGGCCTGGTAGCGTTTCAAGTAGGCTTCGATTTCAGCCGTAATCTGTTGGATTTTTTCAGAATTCCGACGCTCAACATCACGTGCCCGGTCAAGCAGCATGGCTTGATATGATTCAAGGACCCGGTCCCGCCTGACAGCATCGGCAATTGGAACATCAACCGTTACCCCTTTGGCTGAAAGAGCCAGGTTGATGGCAATAATTTTGACGCTCATCGGTTGAGCCGCAATGGTTGGGTTTGTCAGCAGCTTTTCCAATTCATCAACACTCAACTGGCTTTCCGTGATTCCAGCTTCACGATAAATCTCTTCAAAGGATTTCTGTGACAGGTCATCAGCGGTTTGTTCCGGAGGTGTGAATTTTGGAAATGATTCATCGGCCACCAAATCTCCGACCCGTGATGGAGCAGATTGCCCGGCGTTGCTTGTTACTGGTTGGGTTTGCGCATTTTGCGCCGCAGTCGGTTTGACTGGTGGATCTTCTTCTTCCGGAACGATTTTGACGAAAAACCCCAGCAGTGATTTCAGGGCACCAGGTTCTTTGGCGGGTTTGGGATGAACTGGTTCTTCAGGTTTTCCGATTCCCTGTGCCATGGCTTCCATTTCGCGCAAAATATCGTCAGTGTTTCGGGGTTTGGGCGGTTGTTTTGAATCTGGCATATTCTTTGTTTCAATCCTGGGAATTAAAGGTTTGAGATACAGACTGAACAAATCGGGTCTGGAGTGAAAAAAAATCGGTCATTTCACCCGGCGGATTTGATCCCGGGCAGTGCGCGATTTGGCTGACGGCATGTCAACCGTCTGTGGCAGTGAGGAATTGGCCGACGAACCATCTGAGGAATCTTCAAAATCCGATAGCCGTGAAAAATTTGATTCGGCGCTAAGCACTTCTTCATACGCTGACCGAAATTCGTCGCTCATACTTAAATTGGTGAGCAACGTATCAACCAGGCCAGAAATGCCCGTCACATCGGTAAACGAGTACACTTCGTCCTGAATCAGGCTAAGTGAATTTTTGATGACCTGTAACCGGGCTTCCAGCAGCCGGACCAGTTCTTCGAGTTTCTTGATTCGCCCCAGTCGCTGTTTCAAGATGTTAAGGTTCTGGTTCAACGCATGACGAACCTGCGCAGATTCCTCACGTTCGACAGCTTGCTCAGCGCGTGCAATTTCACTGGTCAGTGACGTCTGCAAATTTCGGTAATTGCGGGTTGAGAGCAAATGGTGAGCTCGCAACATTCGGGCGTAGTCGTACCGAAACGACGAAAGTTTTTCGATGAGATTGGCCAATATCACCTGGGCGTTTGACCGTCCCAATTCATTGGATTTTCGTTCGATTTCCTCACAGAGCGTTCGAACTGAATGAAAATCCATCTGGTAGTTTTGGGGCAGCATTTTGACAATTGTGACTTCGGCTTCTTCGATTTCAAGAAGTTTGTCCTTGTTTTTGCGTGCCCGGATGATGCGCTGAACTCTGGAATTTTGGGCAATAAACAAACATCCAATTTCCCCAGCCAGGAGTAGCGCACCAAAGCCCAAAAAATTTACCACCAGCATCAGGAAACACATAATGCCGATAAAGGCATAATTGATCTGACTTTGCAGAACTTCAGCAACATAATTGATTTCTTCATCAGGCATAACGACACTCACCGCACTTCCTCAAGAGGGTTGGTTGGAAACTCTGAATGTGTGACCGCACTCAGACATTCACGCCTTGGCTCCAGCTATCTTCTTACAGTTTTGGAAATTCGACCATTTTTATTTCACGACGGATTTCAGAAAATCTGGGGATGTCCTCGATCTCAGGATGGTATGCCAAATGTTCGGCAATCAGGTCATAGGATTTGATGACCCTGGCACCAGGGATTGGATCCCCCTCAGTATCACGTTCCCGGCCAATCAAATAAACATGATCTGAAATAATCAGGGCTGAGGTGACATCGTGGGTGATAATAATAAAGGTATTGAGTTCATGTTTGTTGGCCACCTGGTTAATCAACCGCAGAACACTGGCAATGCTGATCGGATCAAGTCCTGAAAAAGGTTCATCCAGGATGATAAAATACCGGTCAATCATCAATTGCTGTAAAATGGCCACCCGTTGACGTTGCCCGCCCGAAAGGTAGACTGGCCAGACCAGTCCCTGCTTGACCAGTCCAAAGTCATCCAAAAAGTGAAGTGCTTTTTCCTGGGCTTCTTTACGAGTCATTTTCCCCACTCGCACAGCCGGCTCAACCAGATTGGCCAGCACTGGAATGTCTTCAAATAACGGATATTTTTGAAACACCACCCCAACATCGCCCACCTGAACCGAACGCAGGGTTGAACCATCCCCATTGGTAATCAGCACTTTTCCACTCGTCGGCTGGTCGAGCCCGGCGATCAAGCGCAAGGAAGTGGTTTTTCCAACCCCGGATGGTCCAAGGAGGCTGACAATTTGGGGTTTGTATCGAATATTTTCAATCGTCAGCGACAAATCCCGGAGCGCCACAAATTTGTTGCCATCATCCATGGGAAATTCTTTGCAGACTTTATCCAGGATCAAAACCGGACCCAGGGTCTCGGCACCACTGGTCAATGGCCCGTCAATACAAGGCGATAGATTTTTCATATGTGGAGACTCATTCCGCTTAGGGTTCAGGGTTCAGGGTTCAGGGTTTTCGAAAGGACTATGACTCAAGGTACCCACGTCCCATATCATTTATGTCCTTTTCGTCCTTTTTGTCCTTTTTCTCGAAAACCCGGAACCCGGAACCCGGAACCCGGAACCCGGAACCCAGCGGCCTTAGCCACGTTCGGCTATGGTGCTATAGGGGAAAAAGGTCCGTTTCAAAACGCCAAAAATCCAGTCTTCCACCACTGCAATCACGCCAATAATCAAAAGGCAGCCATACACACGGGCCAGGTTATTGGTGGCCGAATGGGCATAGATCTGGCTTCCAAGACCACCTTCGGTGCGGTTAAAAGTTTCAATTGAGGTAATCATGACCCATCCAATGGCCGCATTTTGAGCAATCGCGTCAATCATTCGGGGCAGTGTCGGACGAACCACAACGGTGTAAAAGACGTGCCAGTCGCTATATCCAAGAACTTTGGCCAGTTCATATTTCATCCGGGGAATCTCAACAATGACAGCGGTCATGCTGGTCACCAGGAAAAAGGACATTCCCGTCGTCAGCATCGCCACCTTCATTGACCAACCAATGGCAAACAGGGTGAGAAACACCAGATTAAAGCCAATGATTGGAATATAGCGAAGCCATTGAACAAACCGGTTCAGCGGTTCAAAGAATGGAATCACGCTCAAATAAGCGATAAACAATGAGATAACGGTTGAGTATATGAGCCCAACGACATTGAGTTTAAGGGTAACGGCAATATCTGAAAGCAAGCGATACTTCGCCCACATTTCATAAATGGCCTGGACAACTTCCTGGGGATAAGGAAGGGCTTTGTTTGGACTCAGCACCCATACCACAAACACTGCCACGGTCCACAGGACCACCAGGTTCGCACGTACAAAGAACCCAATTTCGCCATAGACTTGAAAAAGCTTTTTCACCGAATCTTTCATGGATTCAACCATTTGTTGTCAGTAGCCAGTAGTCAGTAGTCAGTAGTCAGTAGTCAGTAGTCAGTAGTCAGTAGTTGATAAGTCAGTAGACAAAACCCGGGTCGTTGAATCCGTCGAATTCTTGAAAAGAATTGTTCCTAAATGATTCAAATAAAACAAAATACACTTGACACGAATTCCAAAATCCCAACACTCGACTACTGACTACTGACTACTGACTACT
Above is a genomic segment from Acidobacteriota bacterium containing:
- a CDS encoding FecR domain-containing protein; amino-acid sequence: MTPKKDTVESLFDKSTSQIQAQKMTGAEVEQATQRVWTRLGTDTSIAEAELTSVDQIRTCSDFQSLIPAYLAGRLTSARSLLVEDHTRECVPCRKALKEAKNGSPRRTQPAAGQIVSGAFAWKQWSFAASALIGFALLGMIIAQFFLTSVDAGTATVVSVDGDLYRIGATDNRRLAVGERVTLGEIVRTGNHSRAQVRLSNNAVVELNERTEFSLRQATQGSTIQLERGSIILQAPTSVKGALYISTDDSLISGKDMILAVNHGTKGSRVSCIQGTSTVSNAGKDQPLQAGQQFTTSTSVDTLPIQEEISWSKDADRYAKLLEGLQHLYQDLDQKVPRPGLRTTPRLLPMLPDNTVFYLALPNIGESLVTSQQIVEKHLQQNPELAAWWKSEKSATATPQYNQILTEIRTVSGFLGNEIVITAAGGNQVKSEPVVLAEVKDEAGLRNYLTSRLAGTTGKLAFQLISDAEVKTPVTTAGEPALLGWIHNGTLVLATNRDAINQAVNRMNAPKAAPADSLLSAIETEYKSGVELMLAIDLSQMNDGAEAKAKADGSKAVSEFSNFKHLIVNLKEVNGETSNRAVVTFKQPKKGMATWISSPGPMGSLSFISPDATLVSAFVVENPAGMLTELFNTLQQEDPTFLSELQALEAKHGLRIREDFAAYFGGEVAFAVDGPMLPTPAWKLVLEVNDPVKLQESFAKAIVEVNSVIKPEENLTFRLDSTTVDGQVYYTVRKNGTAEVTTYTFAHGYMIAAPSQSLVSQALRYYESGISLMSAPRFMAALPKDGNTNFSMMMYQNLTPMLTQFADSSNAKKPEGLKLGAMAAAALPTLAYAYVNDDRMIFALGGDGIIKLSPTNLLTIPGSIGLQALKGQPDKAK
- a CDS encoding sigma-70 family RNA polymerase sigma factor; this translates as MPNIALLPQPHSSGPSGTLETLFREHSEMVVQAAYRITGNLVDAEDVLQTVFLRLASREEKLDLSPNPKSYLYRAAINAALDIVRSRSGMSSLTLEDQVADMAADQRHNPEAQQADAELRRVVQAAVAQLGRTAAELFVLRFFEGYTNEEIGDLLGMSKLVVAVLVHRARASVKKEIKQYLETHHDTEKRHRGIIVR
- a CDS encoding SDR family oxidoreductase; amino-acid sequence: MSNLSSRWNLTGRKALVTGGSKGIGFAIVEEFLGFGATVLSVARDEAVLEKSVCGFREKNLPIHTVAADVGTPEGRAAIWAAVDEKLNGLDVLVSNVGTNIRKKVLDYTTEEVLSLFNTNLFSAFELTREAHPRLKHSDQASVILIGSIAGMTALPTGIPYGATKAAMSQMARGLAFEWAADGIRVNAIAPGFIQTPLTHPVLANPQFMAHFQSRVPLKRPGVPEEISSLAAFLALPAASYITGQTIVADGGLTIQSL
- a CDS encoding ABC transporter ATP-binding protein, which produces MKNLSPCIDGPLTSGAETLGPVLILDKVCKEFPMDDGNKFVALRDLSLTIENIRYKPQIVSLLGPSGVGKTTSLRLIAGLDQPTSGKVLITNGDGSTLRSVQVGDVGVVFQKYPLFEDIPVLANLVEPAVRVGKMTRKEAQEKALHFLDDFGLVKQGLVWPVYLSGGQRQRVAILQQLMIDRYFIILDEPFSGLDPISIASVLRLINQVANKHELNTFIIITHDVTSALIISDHVYLIGRERDTEGDPIPGARVIKSYDLIAEHLAYHPEIEDIPRFSEIRREIKMVEFPKL
- a CDS encoding ABC transporter permease subunit, producing the protein MKKLFQVYGEIGFFVRANLVVLWTVAVFVVWVLSPNKALPYPQEVVQAIYEMWAKYRLLSDIAVTLKLNVVGLIYSTVISLFIAYLSVIPFFEPLNRFVQWLRYIPIIGFNLVFLTLFAIGWSMKVAMLTTGMSFFLVTSMTAVIVEIPRMKYELAKVLGYSDWHVFYTVVVRPTLPRMIDAIAQNAAIGWVMITSIETFNRTEGGLGSQIYAHSATNNLARVYGCLLIIGVIAVVEDWIFGVLKRTFFPYSTIAERG